A stretch of the Panicum virgatum strain AP13 chromosome 9N, P.virgatum_v5, whole genome shotgun sequence genome encodes the following:
- the LOC120692625 gene encoding PHD finger protein MALE MEIOCYTE DEATH 1-like, whose amino-acid sequence MPSTRALRRLDLRRSPPVRPSPQAAAAKKEEASPRPPSSSSASSSSSSASAPPRHPAGLSAAAPRCGSAVRVYPLRDFPGTDAAALCGAFRDNVRWLLKQWGSAPGSGSAWHALLSDERTGAVVPIVAVEELAATSPAPLCDPCRCAGWSHHWVSKRKYHFIIPAAVDWDQPFRADALLGRSDHLLHGLIHSNGFGHLVTIHGCDGGSTFLSGCQIMDIWDQLCAALRVRAVSVVDLTQKHSVDLRLLLGVAKGETWFGRWGYCLAKGCFNVSASTYSAALEALAALPVDYLRSRHVRRVVSIYRRLSDKPLATVREFLCCLLDWKHCKAPLSPPSVKTFPRLTFLLPKSCVMKRLRQPCQRFEDVVDLLQCRWSKKRLLNAAEVVVDKLREHANGTKISRQAVRDAARGAIGDTGLLDFVIKSLNDTVVGNHIVRRVPDPKNRVLHFSLEEYDEPEPEPQLEPDLEPEPVELDSERTPHAVRWPSTSEVERDLRAVCRAMVEARSEAAQAVLDCKHWWKCWGLRDESDDQLRFLVEWRPQVREATELTRPMPPGDIVVVPLHASIGELLIEAEHALQETYCFFEGFQAESLDGIAGENWDPVMLGGAESGDTIGVHGHGADMETGLRCQGGTEAWDVQCVCGAQDDDGERMVACDACNVWHHTRCVGIADGAPVPPLFLCMSCGGALMAAGPILDEALTVPKVK is encoded by the exons ATGCCGTCCACGCGCGCACTCCGGCGGCTCGACCTACGGCGGTCGCCGCCGGTCCGGCCGAGCCcgcaggcagcggcggcgaagaAGGAGGAGGCGAGCCCGAGGCCACcgtcctcgtcctccgcctcgtcgtcttcttcctcggccTCGGCGCCCCCCAGGCACCCCGCCGgcttgtcggcggcggcgccgaggtgcGGATCGGCGGTGCGCGTGTACCCGCTGCGGGACTTCCCGGGCACGGACGCGGCCGCGCTCTGCGGCGCGTTCCGGGACAACGTGCGGTGGCTGCTGAAGCAGTGGGGCTCCGCGCCGGGTTCCGGGTCGGCGTGGCACGCGCTGCTCTCGGACGAGCGCACGGGCGCCGTAGTCCCCATTGtagccgtggaggagctcgccgcgACGTCGCCCGCGCCGCTCTGCGATCCCTGCCGCTGCGCCG GCTGGAGCCACCACTGGGTGTCAAAACGGAAGTACCATTTCATCATTCCTGCAGCAGTTGACTGGGACCAGCCATTCAGGGCTGATGCTTTGCTTGGGCGCAGCGATCACCTCCTACATGGTCTGATCCATAGTAATGGCTTTGGTCACCTTGTCACTATCCATGGTTGTGATGGTGGCTCCACTTTTCTTTCTGGCTGCCAGATCATGGATATATGGGATCAACTTTGCGCTGCGCTCCGTGTTAG GGCTGTGTCTGTGGTGGACTTAACCCAGAAGCACTCTGTGGACCTCCGCCTCCTGCTTGGAGTGGCAAAGGGTGAGACATGGTTCGGTCGCTGGGGGTACTGCCTTGCCAAGGGCTGCTTCAATGTGTCTGCATCCACTTATTCTGCTGCACTTGAAGCCCTGGCTGCCCTGCCTGTTGATTATCTCCGCAGCCGTCATGTCCGCCGTGTGGTCAGCATCTACCGCCGCCTCTCCGACAAGCCTCTGGCCACTGTCCGTGAGTTCCTCTGCTGCCTCCTTGATTGGAAACACTGCAAGGCCCCACTTTCGCCACCTTCTGTGAAGACATTCCCACGGCTGACGTTCTTGCTGCCAAAGTCATGTGTCATGAAGAGGCTGAGGCAGCCATGCCAGCGCTTTGAGGATGTTGTTGACCTGCTCCAGTGTCGGTGGTCAAAGAAACGGCTGCTCAATGCTGCAGAGGTCGTTGTTGATAAGCTGCGGGAGCATGCCAATGGCACAAAGATTTCACGACAGGCTGTACGAGATGCTGCCAGGGGTGCCATCGGTGACACTGGTCTGCTTGACTTTGTCATCAAGTCCCTTAATGACACTGTTGTTGGTAACCATATTGTGCGTCGTGTGCCTGACCCTAAGAATCGTGTGCTTCACTTCAGCCTTGAGGAATATGATGAGCCTGAGCCTGAACCACAGCTAGAGCCTGACCTAGAGCCAGAGCCAGTGGAACTTGATTCAGAGCGCACCCCTCATGCGGTCCGATGGCCAAGCACATCAGAGGTAGAGCGGGATCTGCGTGCTGTGTGCCGGGCAATGGTGGAGGCACGCAGTGAGGCAGCACAGGCTGTGCTGGACTGCAAGCACTGGTGGAAATGTTGGGGCCTCAGGGATGAGTCTGATGACCAGCTAAGATTCCTTGTTGAGTGGCGACCGCAGGTGCGGGAGGCTACTGAACTTACAAGGCCGATGCCGCCAGGGGATATTGTGGTGGTACCACTGCATGCGTCCATAGGCGAGCTGCTTATCGAGGCAGAGCATGCGCTGCAGGAGACATACTGCTTCTTTGAGGGATTCCAGGCTGAGTCACTGGATGGCATTGCTGGGGAGAATTGGGATCCGGTGATGCTTGGTGGAGCAGAGTCTGGTGACACGATCGGCGTGCATGGCCATGGAGCGGACATGGAGACCGGGCTGCGTTGCCAGGGAGGTACGGAAGCATGGGATGTCCAGTGTGTATGTGGTGCACAGGATGATGATGGGGAACGCATGGTGGCATGTGATGCCTGCAATGTCTGGCACCACACACGCTGCGTCGGCATTGCGGATGGTGCGCCTGTGCCACCATTATTTCTTTGCATGTCCTGCGGTGGCGCGCTCATGGCTGCTGGACCGATCCTGGATGAGGCACTGACGGTACCGAAAGTAAAGTGA